In Zingiber officinale cultivar Zhangliang chromosome 6A, Zo_v1.1, whole genome shotgun sequence, a single genomic region encodes these proteins:
- the LOC121998726 gene encoding probable disease resistance protein At1g61300 → MTSIAIGISEILKGIWGAASTYLARPRSRVENLHRDAELLNAKLVDFNGAIERNGQTVTEETRLWKLRAETFLSTEVDAIQRDYRAMRCLGGWSWNCVSINRRVTKKLEEVKELISQVDVSKVATTPPPPAMKLSISNNVVGMQSNLIQIVKQIRDENASVIGIYGMGGIGKTTLLKLINNHEEISKLMFEHVVWIVASKGCKLQKLQMDLAKKVGLNLKDEESEDDRASKLCDFLKEKNCLLFLDDIWELYDLNMLGMEQVQVEHGKEQKRKVVVFTTRSEQVCTEMRVNMKKKVKGLTFDQAWELFLKYAGEDVINSELAINRLAKEVAKECTGVPLALITVGRAMSAKRSWEVWNDALTQLKLSQMPKVTGMRERDPMFAAFKLSYDSLEDDNMRARLLCCSLWPEDFEIDKVELIQCWIGLGLIDEFDSINRAFHRGHSHIETLTNACLLELVEEVRNKLIEEVHPTKIKMHDVIRDMALWIASDCESNQRKWIVISQAGLRQLELKNEEWQVVERASFMHNKLTYLPRQTATFPKLSVLMLQQNKFLDFIPKSFFLSLPVLTFLDLSYTMIRELPREINMLSELQHLNLSFTKVEALPIELSSLAKLKYLLLERTWSLAQVPKGTISNLPLLKLLDLYKSKYTDLGELEGFQGCRKNIGITLHSMIDLERLGSLSQLSIWKLQLRDMRDLAYPSQLFENIMRSHNTRLGLERLDIVNVTTGGKLAVAQSNKDHQEGLECLRYMTLITIDDLLEITWKEVQPQMVFPNLHELTINNCKMLRNITGVFQLPNLSILRVSNCGEMEELISCVGSSVNSGIGLRSLFLYGLPKLNCISRQLLTFPYLERINVFFCPELRKLPFGAEICQNKLKGIVGEVDWWENIQWKDINDKNSLAPYFKFVY, encoded by the exons ATGACCTCCATCGCCATCGGGATATCGGAAATCCTTAAAGGGATATGGGGTGCAGCTTCGACCTACCTCGCCAGGCCTCGATCTCGCGTCGAAAACTTGCACAGAGACGCGGAGCTATTGAATGCCAAACTAGTCGACTTCAACGGGGCCATTGAGCGCAACGGGCAAACCGTCACCGAAGAAACTCGACTGTGGAAGCTCCGGGCCGAGACGTTTCTATCTACGGAGGTCGACGCCATCCAACGGGACTACAGAGCGATGCGGTGCCTCGGGGGCTGGTCGTGGAATTGCGTCTCCATCAACCGGAGAGTCACCAAGAAGCTGGAAGAGGTGAAGGAGTTGATTAGCCAAGTGGATGTTTCTAAGGTTGCCACGACGCCGCCGCCGCCTGCCATGAAGCTTTCCATTTCAAATAATGTCGTCGGGATGCAATCGAATCTGATCCAGATTGTGAAACAGATTAGGGATGAAAATGCCAGTGTTATAGGCATCTACGGCATGGGGGGTATAGGAAAGACGACGCTTTTGAAGCTCATCaacaaccatgaagagatttcaAAACTCATGTTTGAGCATGTCGTATGGATTGTGGCCTCCAAGGGATGCAAATTGCAAAAGCTTCAAATGGACCTGGCTAAGAAAGTAGGACTGAATCTTAAAGATGAAGAGAGTGAAGACGATCGTGCTTCTAAGCTCTGCGActttttaaaggaaaaaaattgCTTGTTGTTTCTTGATGATATTTGGGAATTATATGATCTTAATATGTTGGGGATGGAACAAGTACAAGTTGAGCATGGCAAGGAGCAGAAGCGCAAGGTGGTAGTTTTCACGACACGCAGCGAGCAAGTATGCACTGAAATGAGGGTTAACATGAAGAAAAAAGTGAAAGGCTTGACATTTGATCAAGCATGGGAGCTCTTTCTAAAGTATGCAGGTGAAGATGTAATCAACTCAGAGTTGGCAATTAATCGACTAGCAAAAGAAGTTGCTAAAGAGTGTACTGGTGTGCCCCTTGCTCTCATCACTGTCGGCAGAGCCATGTCTGCAAAGAGGTCATGGGAAGTTTGGAATGATGCCCTTACGCAGCTAAAGCTATCACAGATGCCAAAAGTCACGGGTATGAGAGAACGAGATCCTATGTTTGCTGCCTTTAAACTTAGCTATGATAGCTTGGAAGATGACAACATGAGAGCCCGCTTGTTGTGCTGCTCTTTGTGGCCTGAAGATTTCGAAATTGACAAAGTCGAATTAATACAATGTTGGATAGGCCTTGGCCTGATTGATGAATTTGACTCAATCAATAGGGCATTCCACAGAGGGCATTCCCATATCGAGACTCTTACAAATGCATGCTTGTTAGAGCTTGTTGAAGAGGTACGCAACAAGCTTATCGAAGAGGTACACCCAACAAAGATCAAGATGCATGATGTGATCCGGGACATGGCTTTATGGATAGCCTCGGATTGTGAATCCAATCAACGTAAATGGATTGTTATATCACAGGCTGGATTGAGACAGTTGGAACTAAAGAACGAGGAATGGCAAGTGGTAGAACGAGCATCATTCATGCATAACAAATTAACTTATTTACCAAGGCAGACTGCAACTTTTCCCAAACTTTCAGTGCTTATGCTCCAACAGAATAAATTTCTAGACTTTATTCCTAAGTCATTTTTCTTGTCTTTACCAGTTTTGACATTCTTGGATCTCTCCTATACAATGATCAGAGAACTTCCAAGGGAAATCAACATGTTATCTGAACTCCAACATTTAAACTTGAGTTTCACCAAAGTCGAAGCGCTGCCAATAGAGTTGAGTAGTCTTGCCAAATTGAAATACTTGCTTCTGGAAAGAACTTGGAGTCTTGCCCAAGTACCCAAGGGAACAATATCCAACTTACCTTTGCTCAAATTGTTGGATCTATACAAGAGCAAGTACACTGACTTGGGTGAGCTAGAGGGATTCCAAGGATGTCGGAAAAACATTGGAATTACCCTTCACTCAATGATAGACCTTGAACGGTTGGGTTCTCTATCACAATTATCTATATGGAAACTCCAACTACGAGACATGAGAGACTTGGCTTATCCAAGTCAACTATTTGAGAACATCATGAGGAGCCACAATACAAGGCTGGGCCTTGAACGACTAGATATTGTAAATGTCACGACAGGTGGTAAATTAGCAGTTGCTCAGAGCAACAAGGATCATCAAGAAGGCCTTGAATGTTTGAGGTATATGACGCTTATAACTATCGACGATTTACTAGAAATCACTTGGAAAGAAGTCCAGCCTCAAATGGTTTTTCCTAATCTTCACGAATTGACCATTAATAATTGCAAAATGTTGAGAAATATCACCGGCGTGTTTCAGCTACCAAACCTCAGTATCTTAAGAGTATCAAATTGTGGTGAGATGGAAGAATTGATAAGTTGTGTTGGAAGTTCAGTAAACTCTGGCATTGGCTTACGCTCACTATTTTTGTATGGATTGCCTAAATTGAATTGCATCTCACGGCAGCTACTAACCTTCCCTTACTTGGAGCGGATAAATGTATTCTTTTGCCCAGAACTCAGAAAGCTACCGTTTGGAGCTGAAATCTGTCAGAATAAATTGAAAGGTATTGTTGGTGAAGTGGATTGGTGGGAAAATATCCAGTGGAAAGATATCAATGACAAGAATTCCCTCGCCCCCTATTTCAAATTT GTTTATTGA